TAGCATCAATGGAATGGTCAGACCAAAGGCTTGTCTGTCTGGACCTTGCAACTTATGAATTAAATCAATTCCGGCCGTAATATTGCCCCATTGATCGCTACCACCGATTTGCATTTGGACACCGTGATTTTTGTTCAGTTCGTTAAAGTCAATTGCTTGCAAAATCTGGTAAGAAAATTCGGTAAAGGAAATCCCATTTTCTAATCTGCTGGCAACAACATCCTTATTAAGCATGTTATTAACTTGGAAATGCTTCCCGTAATCACGCAAAAAGTCAATTAAGGTCAGCTTATCTAGCCATTCAGCATTATTGACGATTTCGAAGTTCTCTGTACCAAACAATTTTTCCATTTGCTTAGTCAAAGCTACTTCATTTTGGTGTAACTTTTCGGCACTTAATAATGTCCGCTCTGATTTACGGCCTGATGGGTCACCAATTGTTCCCGTACCACCACCGATAACGATTACTGGGTGATAACCAGCAAGCTGAAATCTCTTTAAAATCATGAAGGGAATCAAGTGACCAATGTGCAGAGAATCACCAGTCGGGTCAGTACCACAGTACAAGGCTAAGTCATCATGCTCTTTTAAGTATTTACGTAAGCCATCTTCGTCAGTCTCTTGATTAATAGCACCACGCCATTTTAAATCTTCTAAAATATCAAAGTTTGCCATTTATATTCCTCCAACAAAAAACGCCCCTAGATTCAATTCGAATCTAGGGACGACTAAATTACTTTTTAGCCGTGGTACCACCCACGTTTACGCCAATTGCAGCGTCTTATTCGGTCTTTACGGGAACCACCCAACCTGTATTTCATCACTCTCGACCTGTCTAGCTCACACCAACCGCTAGTTCTCTGATCGCTGAATCGAGGT
The sequence above is a segment of the Lactobacillus sp. ESL0677 genome. Coding sequences within it:
- the tyrS gene encoding tyrosine--tRNA ligase; this translates as MANFDILEDLKWRGAINQETDEDGLRKYLKEHDDLALYCGTDPTGDSLHIGHLIPFMILKRFQLAGYHPVIVIGGGTGTIGDPSGRKSERTLLSAEKLHQNEVALTKQMEKLFGTENFEIVNNAEWLDKLTLIDFLRDYGKHFQVNNMLNKDVVASRLENGISFTEFSYQILQAIDFNELNKNHGVQMQIGGSDQWGNITAGIDLIHKLQGPDRQAFGLTIPLMLKADGTKFGKSAGGAVWLDPEKTSPYEFYQFWINQDDRDVVKYLKYFTFLSHEEIDTLDEATKKEPWKRAAQKKLAEEVTKFVHGEAGLKEAQMITDALFSGDIKNLSVKQIEEGLKSAPAAQADSNVKNIVDFLVETKVEDSKRQAREDIKNGAIYINGDREQSIDFDVDPGKAFDGKYVIVRKGKKKYTLVTIK